The following are encoded together in the Anoplopoma fimbria isolate UVic2021 breed Golden Eagle Sablefish chromosome 13, Afim_UVic_2022, whole genome shotgun sequence genome:
- the LOC129100874 gene encoding taste receptor type 2 member 40, translated as MFGSADVKLCGTALLLLLGALANVFNLGVTLVQQWRSGGAKKTVAAIICLISLGNVLLQISTFVLAASVWAGALCGPDLPFFFCVVLFLWLSGSSVSFWSVASLSVLYCVRVLSFSSVLLRALKENISAVLCVVLAVTSLTSCLMFTPFFFLHFQPKTLNLNTTEKDVCVLKKPLFPSWVDVNAYVITFICHLTLMPLSIMLPTSLSLVVYLCKHTTSVQKKQSRGSYLRFCRLTVALVGVYLATLLSISLYYFHAIFASGLSADVLFLGLSFYCVASAILLTCSNKNLREKLRATLICRRTNTNTTSRSEDKSGATATYM; from the coding sequence ATGTTTGGATCTGCAGATGTGAAGCTGTGCGGCACCgccctcctgctgctcctgggAGCGCTCGCCAACGTCTTCAACCTCGGGGTCACGCTGGTGCAGCAGTGGAGGTCCGGAGGCGCGAAAAAAACCGTTGCTGCCATCATCTGCCTCATCTCCCTGGGCAACGTCCTGCTGCAGATCTCCACCTTCGTCCTGGCGGCGTCCGTCTGGGCCGGGGCGCTCTGCGGGCCGGacctccctttcttcttctgcgtCGTGCTGTTCCTGTGGCTCAGCGGCAGCTCCGTCAGCTTCTGGTCCGTCGCCTCGCTGAGCGTCCTCTACTGCGTGAGGGTGTTGAGCTTCTCCTCGGTTCTCCTCAGGGCGCTCAAGGAGAACATCTCGGCCGTCCTGTGTGTCGTCCTGGCGGTGACCTCTCTGACCTCCTGCCTGATGTTCACgcctttcttcttcctccattttCAACCCAAAACTCTGAATCTAAACACGACAGAAAAGGATGTATGTGTCCTTAAGAAGCCTCTGTTCCCATCCTGGGTGGACGTCAACGCCTACGTGATCACCTTCATCTGCCACCTCACCTTGATGCCCTTGTCCATCATGCTCCCGACCTCGCTGAGTCTGGTGGTCTACCTCTGCAAACACACCACCTCCGTGCAGaagaagcagagcagagggTCGTATCTGCGGTTCTGCAGGCTGACGGTGGCTCTGGTCGGGGTCTACCTCGCCACGctgctctccatctccctctacTATTTCCACGCCATCTTCGCCTCCGGGCTGAGCGCCGACGTGCTCTTCCTCGGCCTGTCGTTTTACTGCGTGGCCTCTGCGATCCTCCTCACCTGCTCCAACAAGAACCTGAGGGAGAAGCTCAGAGCGACGCTGATCTGCAGGAGaacgaacacaaacacaacatccaGGAGTGAAGACAAGAGTGGAGCTACAGCCACATATATGTGA
- the cfap157 gene encoding LOW QUALITY PROTEIN: cilia- and flagella-associated protein 157 (The sequence of the model RefSeq protein was modified relative to this genomic sequence to represent the inferred CDS: inserted 2 bases in 1 codon; deleted 1 base in 1 codon; substituted 1 base at 1 genomic stop codon), with product MADIIDSSDKERSLYLIQIQYLEEQLERCHLKYDELEKQNKDLSSRYGALEKDKKDTIEYLKRFVVAKEKKEDELEEQLENQQLEDKQLRKTLKLQHGQTMIEMQQRLDELHSENKMMATNSSKLPELEEKVTLLMQQQSDMETLTQSLVSHIGNLKAAIDTMQGETELIMKRLIADGKENMEDIIEKNTSQILRAGRKEHSERLEQLPFLLKENVALPEEVEVMEDQEQDLCFEKDVLNKDLMKVTMENFACMAEVEQTTKELQQLKAELKDRSSANKSILAKKDTLRQLLTSASKKIDQKTAEVDQLRTEVQRKSIKRRQLEGVKQEGLLLFSHILTVSEESSEREWKMLRLLEILESSXPPWVXAPPPTTHLRRAGEDRNLRPLTPNQPGNSAVKRQPAVIRRPPPLHSAEPDPVSVGN from the exons atGGCAGATATAATCGATTCTTCGGACAAAGAGAGGTCTTTATATTTGATACAAATTCAATATCTGGAGGAGCAGTTGGAGAG ATGTCATCTGAAATATGACGAGCTGGAGAAACAGAACAAGGACCTGAGCTCTCGGTACGGAGCTCTGGAGAAGGACAAGAAGGACACCATTGAGTACCTGAAACGCTTCGTGGTCgccaaagagaagaaggaggacgAGCTGGAAGAGCAGCTGGAGAACCAGCAGCTGGAGGACAAACAGCTCAGAAAGACTCTGAAGCTGCAGCACGGCCAGACCATGATCGAGATGCAGCAGCGGCTGGATGAACTTCACTCAGAGAACAAGATGATGG CGACAAACTCCTCCAAGCTGccggagctggaggagaaggtgaCCCTGCTGATGCAGCAGCAGTCCGACATGGAGACTCTGACGCAATCTCTGGTCAGTCACATCGGAAATCTTAAAGCTGCCATCGACACAATGCAGGGGGAAACCGAGCTGATCATGAAAAG GCTGATTGCGGATGGGAAGGAAAATATGGAGGACATCATTGAGAAGAACACCTCTCAGATTCTCCGGGCGGGGAGGAAGGAGCACAGCGAGCGGCTGGAGCAGCTCCCTTTCCTGCTGAAGGAAAATGTGGCTCTGCCCGAGGAGGTAGAGGTTATGGAAGACCAAGAACAGGATCTCTGCTTTGAGAAGGACGTGCTGAATAAAGACCTGATGAAGGTTACCATGGAGAATTTCGCCTGCATGGCG GAGGTGGAGCAGACCACGAAGGAGTTACAGCAGCTGAAGGCGGAGCTGAAGGACCGTAGCTCCGCCAACAAGAGCATTCTGGCCAAGAAAGACACTCTCAG acagCTCCTGACCTCAGCGTCCAAGAAGATCGATCAGAAAACAGCCGAGGTAGATCAGCTGAGGACGGAGGTCCAGAGGAAGAGCATCAAGAGGAGGCAGCTGGAGGGAGTCAAGCAGGAAGgactcctcctcttcagccacATCCTGACG GTCTCGGAGGAATCgtcagagagagagtggaagatGCTGAGGCTGCTGGAGATCCTGGAGAGCTC GCCCCCCTGGGTCTAGGCCCCGCCCCCAACGACTCACCTGAGGAGAGCGGGTGAGGACAGAAACCtccgacctttgacc ccaaaCCAGCCAG GAAACTCCGCAGTGAAAAGACAACCAGCTGTGATCCGGAGGCCTCCACCTCTGCATTCCGCTGAACCAGATCCAGTCAGCGTAGGAAACTGA
- the gstt1a gene encoding glutathione S-transferase theta-1a — MELYLDLHSQPCRSVFLFAKAVGIPFEVKLVEISKGQQYTDEFGQLSIIRKVPVMKDGSFVLTESTAILKYLVQKHASSVADHWFPAELQQRARVNEYLSWQHMNLRAHGSKVFLLKSMFPIIMGSEVPKEKMSAAVEDLNQSLQMLEEKFLQSKPFIIGDKISLADLVAIVEIMQPVGAGVDVFVGRPKLSAWRDRVKKAIGEKLFDEGHEAIMAVSGLMEKMKSSDELEMLKQKFKKLFS; from the exons ATGGAGCTCTATCTGGACCTGCACTCACAGCCCTGCCGATCCGTCTTCCTGTTCGCCAAAGCGGTGGGGATTCCCTTTGAGGTGAAGCTGGTGGAGATCTCCAAAG ggcAACAGTACACCGATGAGTTCGGTCAACTCAGCATCATCAGGAAGGTTCCCGTGATGAAGGACGGGAGCTTCGTCCTGACGGAGAG CACGGCCATCCTGAAGTACCTGGTGCAGAAACACGCCTCCTCGGTGGCGGATCACTGGTTCCCcgctgagctgcagcagagagctcGAGTCAACGAGTACCTGTCCTGGCAGCACATGAACCTCAGAGCTCACGGGTCAAAGGTCTTCCTGctcaag TCCATGTTTCCCATCATCATGGGCTCCGAGGTCCCGAAGGAGAAGATGTCTGCCGCCGTGGAGGATCTGAATCAGTCGCTCCAGATGCTGGAGGAGAAATTCCTGCAGAGCAAACCGTTCATCATCGGAGACAAGATCTCTCTGGCTGATCTGGTGGCCATCGTTGAGATCATGCAG ccGGTTGGAGCCGGCGTGGACGTGTTCGTAGGCCGTCCCAAGCTGAGCGCCTGGAGGGATCGAGTGAAGAAGGCCATCGGTGAGAAGCTGTTTGATGAAGGTCACGAGGCGATCATGGCGGTGAGCGGCCTgatggagaagatgaagagcagCGACGAGCTGGAGATGCTCAAACAAAAGTTTAAGAAGCTCTTCAGCTGA